The Saprospiraceae bacterium genome includes a window with the following:
- the recO gene encoding DNA repair protein RecO, with protein sequence MSRIFNTEGIIFKTIKYSETSVITDIYTREKGLKTFIVSGVRSSKSNSKAAILRPCNFINVIAYEQDAEKLSRIKELNLSVFYRNININVLISSVSTFMLEVCRNAIKEKEANPEMYEFLKEWFMYIDDVSHYTNLLHLKFLLEFSYLQGFGPLQNHSTDAPYFDMIEGSFCNYYDENSMHLINENTSLSIAQLLAADRSTLKDTHLSRAERNDITDHLLQYFKWHISGFKDINSLMILRSVL encoded by the coding sequence ATGAGTAGAATTTTCAACACCGAAGGTATCATTTTCAAAACTATCAAATACTCTGAAACGAGTGTCATTACCGACATCTATACTCGTGAAAAAGGACTTAAGACTTTCATAGTATCAGGTGTAAGAAGTTCAAAATCAAATAGTAAAGCGGCAATACTCAGACCTTGTAACTTTATAAATGTGATTGCATATGAGCAGGATGCAGAAAAGCTGTCCAGAATAAAGGAGCTCAACCTTTCAGTATTTTATAGAAATATTAATATCAATGTCCTTATCTCTTCCGTTTCCACCTTCATGCTGGAAGTATGTCGTAATGCTATCAAAGAAAAAGAAGCCAACCCTGAGATGTATGAGTTTCTAAAAGAATGGTTCATGTACATTGATGATGTTAGTCATTATACGAATCTGCTACATCTCAAATTTTTACTGGAATTTAGTTATTTACAAGGTTTTGGTCCTTTACAAAATCACTCGACTGACGCGCCGTATTTTGATATGATAGAAGGTTCCTTCTGTAATTATTATGATGAAAATTCCATGCATTTGATAAATGAAAATACAAGTCTTTCTATCGCCCAACTTTTGGCTGCAGATAGGAGTACACTGAAAGATACACACCTATCCAGAGCTGAAAGAAACGACATCACAGACCACCTATTGCAATACTTCAAATGGCACATCAGCGGCTTCAAAGACATCAATTCTTTAATGATACTGCGGAGTGTGTTGTAA
- a CDS encoding DUF5103 domain-containing protein, whose product MKNLLTLLLLIFSLQISIAKDYNFNFRNEIYDEQIKTVTYEVNNLPTNFPVITLNSAQYIMLKFDDLLNEERNLFYRVIHCDKDWKPSSISEIDAFHGFNDERLRNYSYSINTRIPYIHYWQQFPNKDLQFKISGNYLLVIYEDNIEYPILTRRFVVKENRVGIEMKSVFPADVENIRYKQELNVNINFEGFKMRNPMDEISLIVMQNENWNTAITSKPSFLLATS is encoded by the coding sequence ATGAAAAACCTTTTAACACTTTTACTACTCATCTTTTCATTACAAATATCTATTGCAAAAGATTACAATTTTAACTTCAGAAATGAAATATATGATGAGCAAATCAAGACAGTCACCTATGAAGTCAATAATTTACCTACCAATTTTCCGGTAATAACACTCAATAGTGCACAATACATCATGCTGAAATTTGATGATTTGCTCAATGAAGAAAGAAATCTTTTTTACAGGGTGATTCATTGTGACAAAGATTGGAAACCCTCGTCCATAAGTGAAATTGATGCTTTCCATGGATTCAATGACGAACGACTTCGCAATTACTCTTACTCTATTAATACCAGGATTCCATACATACATTATTGGCAACAATTTCCAAACAAAGACCTGCAATTTAAGATATCTGGTAACTATCTGCTGGTAATCTATGAAGATAATATCGAATACCCCATACTTACAAGGAGATTTGTTGTCAAGGAAAATAGAGTAGGTATAGAAATGAAGAGTGTGTTTCCGGCAGATGTAGAAAACATACGCTACAAACAAGAACTCAATGTCAACATCAACTTTGAAGGTTTTAAAATGAGGAATCCAATGGATGAAATCAGCCTTATTGTCATGCAAAATGAAAACTGGAATACAGCCATTACCTCAAAACCTTCTTTTTTACTAGCAACATCCTGA